The Staphylococcus sp. KG4-3 genome has a window encoding:
- a CDS encoding YolD-like family protein, translating to MLIYLKCSSSDHQLNDLNDKLIFKMYHDPTVELRYFVDGYIKTKEGYIHKVDVHTQILHLYEETGFSKVNLLDIVEIK from the coding sequence ATGCTCATATACTTAAAATGTTCCTCAAGCGACCACCAATTAAATGATTTAAACGATAAGTTAATATTCAAAATGTATCATGACCCAACGGTTGAATTGCGTTATTTTGTAGATGGATATATTAAAACGAAAGAGGGTTATATACACAAAGTAGATGTTCACACACAAATACTACATTTATATGAAGAAACTGGTTTCAGTAAAGTTAATTTGTTAGATATTGTGGAGATAAAATAG